From Paenibacillus sp. PK3_47, the proteins below share one genomic window:
- a CDS encoding MFS transporter, whose product MKFSWKRNLIVLWVGVFFCSTAYSISIPFMSIFLSDQLGVTNHLEIWSGVSFGITFLASALISPYWGSLADKYGRKPMLIRSGFSLAALYLINFFVTDPYVFVIVRIFQGLLAGFVPAAIAMVATNTPEEKTGYALSIMSTAGATGSIIGPLIGGVVSYYSSNRSAFLFSAAIVLVSALIATFFAREENVNRSAPRSRVRDDIREARTNRAFMTLLFLAGISTFSVMILEPLLPIYLLDMGVSKSDASLSSGIVFSAVGIATVIMAPQWGKIGTRKGFGLVLFIGLIGGGIGNILQYFVSGYVEFAVLRFAYGLFYAGVLPSVNAMIVQTIDPGFRGRAFGLNQSASQLATMAGPIIGGLLGGFLPIRWVFVINGLMLLLAAVLVKLYKLESKVSVARHSGEPAVLPK is encoded by the coding sequence ATGAAATTTTCTTGGAAGCGGAACCTGATCGTGCTTTGGGTAGGGGTTTTCTTTTGCAGTACGGCATATTCGATCTCGATTCCGTTCATGTCCATCTTTTTGAGTGACCAGCTTGGGGTTACAAATCATCTGGAAATCTGGTCAGGTGTCAGCTTTGGGATTACTTTTTTGGCCAGTGCGCTGATTTCGCCGTACTGGGGATCGCTGGCTGACAAATACGGCCGCAAGCCGATGCTGATCCGCTCGGGATTCAGCCTGGCCGCTTTATATCTGATTAATTTTTTTGTGACTGATCCTTATGTTTTTGTGATCGTACGTATATTCCAAGGACTCCTGGCAGGGTTCGTTCCGGCCGCAATAGCGATGGTGGCTACGAATACGCCGGAGGAAAAAACAGGTTATGCACTAAGCATCATGTCTACAGCAGGAGCTACCGGAAGCATTATCGGACCGCTGATCGGCGGAGTCGTCAGCTATTATTCCAGCAACCGCAGTGCATTTTTGTTCTCGGCGGCAATCGTGCTGGTCTCCGCGCTGATCGCCACGTTCTTTGCCAGGGAGGAGAATGTGAACCGCTCCGCACCCAGATCCAGGGTCAGGGATGATATCCGGGAGGCCAGAACTAACCGTGCCTTTATGACACTGCTGTTCCTTGCCGGTATCTCTACCTTCTCGGTGATGATTCTGGAGCCGCTGCTGCCGATCTATTTGCTCGATATGGGCGTCTCCAAGAGCGATGCTTCTCTAAGCTCGGGCATTGTGTTCTCAGCAGTAGGCATTGCTACCGTCATTATGGCCCCGCAGTGGGGGAAAATAGGCACCCGCAAAGGCTTTGGGCTGGTGCTGTTCATCGGACTGATCGGCGGGGGGATCGGAAACATCCTGCAGTATTTTGTGTCCGGCTATGTGGAGTTCGCTGTGCTGCGTTTTGCCTACGGCCTGTTCTACGCCGGAGTTCTCCCGTCGGTGAATGCGATGATTGTCCAGACCATTGACCCCGGCTTCCGCGGACGTGCCTTTGGACTTAACCAGTCTGCTTCACAGCTGGCGACAATGGCCGGGCCGATTATCGGCGGGCTGCTGGGCGGCTTCCTGCCGATCCGCTGGGTGTTCGTGATTAACGGGCTGATGCTGCTGCTGGCCGCAGTGCTGGTCAAACTTTACAAGCTGGAGTCGAAGGTCAGCGTGGCCCGTCACTCCGGCGAACCTGCGGTATTGCCCAAATAG
- a CDS encoding sensor histidine kinase — protein sequence MKLLSPKSIAAILMLLLLSAIVPLGIAMEWKGQAGTVVKGWEQAWDESELHNVTGAAAIPDQNWIHITSGTAMPLPPGETEAAWLRFDLPETQGDSALLIDKIYGNHIKAYRNNTLIFDSEAMVGFSGSKVLIPLTGEEEGRLYLWSTGNGRELGIEGEVRLGGYNKLLAFYVKQDLVDLVIGAALVFMSAALLMCLFFLRVEFFSGGFWLVLVILSFGVLMITYSPFLPLITHKQDRIIEVCFDLALFTLLPAFTSYFERMFLNGRSRLLIRFRNFQLAYSLFCLCLMIANALLSYRLDTLYRMLTVNVLGIMMLLQFILLLSLAVKYAYKGSRDAVIFSLGFGVFAVVALTELLLFFASGERYQLYWWKWGVVVFIISLIVILGRRFARNYERTVEYSRELEKFNTDLQRSEKMEIISELAASVAHEVRNPLQVTRGFLQILGERSASKEQEYLKMAIDELDRASSIITDFLTFAKPGLDTVDVFEAGTELKHVAGILVPLANLQGGTIDLHLQNGLTVLGNPSKFKQAFINLIKNSIESLEDNGRITVTAWKSGEDIIISVKDNGEGMKASELARLGEPYYSNKTKGTGLGLMVTFRIIEAMDGTIKFQSTKGEGTEVTVKLPGAGRK from the coding sequence ATGAAGCTGTTATCACCAAAGAGCATAGCTGCGATCCTGATGCTGCTGCTGCTCTCAGCCATAGTACCCCTCGGTATTGCCATGGAATGGAAAGGCCAGGCAGGTACTGTCGTTAAGGGGTGGGAGCAGGCTTGGGACGAATCAGAATTACATAATGTTACCGGAGCTGCTGCAATTCCGGATCAAAACTGGATTCATATAACAAGCGGCACAGCGATGCCGCTGCCTCCCGGAGAGACGGAAGCGGCCTGGCTGCGCTTTGATTTGCCGGAGACCCAGGGCGATTCGGCACTGCTGATTGATAAAATCTACGGCAACCATATAAAGGCATACAGGAATAACACCCTCATTTTTGACTCTGAGGCTATGGTCGGTTTTAGCGGCAGCAAGGTGCTTATTCCTTTGACGGGTGAAGAAGAAGGCCGTCTGTATTTATGGAGCACCGGCAACGGCCGGGAGCTTGGAATAGAAGGAGAGGTCAGGCTGGGCGGGTACAACAAGCTGCTCGCCTTTTACGTAAAACAGGACCTGGTCGATCTGGTGATCGGCGCCGCGCTTGTCTTTATGAGCGCTGCGCTGCTGATGTGCCTCTTTTTCCTCAGAGTGGAATTTTTCTCAGGCGGCTTCTGGCTTGTGCTGGTTATCTTGTCTTTCGGTGTCCTGATGATTACCTACTCGCCGTTTCTGCCGCTGATTACGCACAAGCAGGACCGGATCATCGAGGTTTGCTTTGATCTTGCCCTGTTTACGCTGCTGCCGGCATTTACGTCTTATTTTGAACGGATGTTCCTGAACGGACGGAGTCGCCTGCTGATCCGTTTCCGCAATTTTCAGCTTGCCTATTCTCTTTTCTGCCTGTGCCTGATGATTGCGAATGCCCTGCTGTCCTACCGTCTGGATACGCTGTACCGGATGCTTACTGTTAATGTTCTGGGCATCATGATGCTGCTGCAATTCATTTTATTGCTGAGCCTGGCGGTCAAGTATGCCTATAAAGGCAGCCGGGATGCCGTAATCTTCTCTTTAGGATTTGGCGTGTTTGCTGTTGTGGCGCTGACCGAACTGCTGCTGTTTTTTGCATCTGGAGAGCGGTATCAGCTGTACTGGTGGAAGTGGGGAGTGGTTGTATTTATTATTTCCCTGATCGTCATCCTGGGCAGAAGATTTGCCCGAAACTACGAGCGGACCGTGGAATATTCCCGGGAGCTGGAAAAGTTCAACACGGATCTGCAGCGTTCCGAGAAAATGGAAATTATCAGCGAGCTCGCAGCCTCAGTAGCGCATGAGGTGCGCAATCCGCTGCAGGTTACCCGGGGCTTTCTGCAGATTCTGGGTGAACGTTCCGCTTCAAAGGAGCAGGAATACCTGAAGATGGCCATCGATGAGCTGGACCGCGCTTCGTCTATCATTACAGATTTCCTGACTTTCGCCAAACCGGGGCTGGATACGGTAGATGTGTTTGAGGCGGGTACCGAACTGAAACATGTAGCCGGTATTCTGGTTCCGCTGGCCAATCTTCAGGGAGGCACCATTGATCTTCATCTGCAGAACGGCCTGACTGTGCTGGGCAATCCCTCCAAATTCAAACAGGCTTTTATCAATCTGATCAAGAACAGTATCGAGTCGCTTGAGGATAACGGACGGATTACAGTAACTGCCTGGAAATCAGGAGAAGATATAATAATCAGTGTGAAGGATAACGGGGAAGGCATGAAGGCCAGTGAACTGGCCCGGCTGGGGGAGCCGTATTACTCCAACAAAACCAAGGGAACCGGGTTGGGGCTTATGGTGACCTTCCGGATCATTGAGGCGATGGACGGCACCATTAAGTTTCAAAGCACCAAAGGTGAAGGGACAGAAGTAACCGTTAAATTGCCAGGCGCCGGAAGAAAATAG
- a CDS encoding HAMP domain-containing sensor histidine kinase, translated as MRLIFRTLQKAALVFLLFMTCGLLPVSAQSEYASSEVSSWQIKWADEAGDHGAEAPAAVQEGWITAGGEQGSPELPKGVSAAWTRIPLPEFNYASPSVYIEKLYALQVKVYVEQRLIYEDNRDYIKDNYSLLIPLSTGDSGRNLYIWTETLQDRIGIKDHVIIGEHSELVKDYIGNGLIDIILGGAFLFVAAVLFVCAFYLSKEYFPIAVSLSIVIASTGTLSITYSPFIYTFYSHLGPVSIVFLDLALLSLLPALTFLFEKIFGSGKFAIIRRFRKFQTGYSLFCAGCLIINLLSGNHFVELYYFVSTTVVGIILILQFILLIACVIIYSLKGNRDAIIFAVGFGTAAFTGVLELIWYYFRNGNYDLFYWKWALVVFILSLIIILGRRLAMNHQQVVKYSRELELFNNELQRSEKMEIISELAASVAHEVRNPLQVTRGFLQLLSEKSTGDAQSYLFMALSELDRASDIITDFLTFAKPEFEQVVLLNVQDEFRHIEGILRPLCHMNGGKMVLDMGGQLWVRGNSSKFKQAFINIIKNSIESLGDEGYIHMSGYVRGDKVYIHIKDNGEGMDQGVLNRLGEPYFSNKTKGTGLGLMVTFRIIEAMQGEIRFVSKKGAGTESIIILPLADAQDDSNPL; from the coding sequence ATGCGCTTGATTTTCAGAACTTTACAGAAAGCGGCATTGGTTTTCCTGCTGTTTATGACCTGCGGACTGCTGCCGGTATCGGCGCAAAGCGAATATGCCTCAAGCGAAGTTTCCAGCTGGCAGATCAAGTGGGCGGATGAGGCCGGAGATCACGGAGCTGAAGCTCCTGCTGCTGTTCAGGAAGGGTGGATTACTGCCGGAGGAGAACAGGGGTCACCTGAACTTCCTAAGGGAGTCTCTGCTGCCTGGACCCGGATTCCTTTGCCGGAGTTCAACTATGCGTCACCTTCGGTTTATATTGAAAAGCTGTATGCACTGCAGGTAAAAGTGTACGTAGAGCAGCGTCTTATATATGAAGATAACCGCGATTATATCAAAGATAATTATTCCCTCCTGATTCCGCTCAGCACCGGGGACAGCGGCCGGAACTTATACATCTGGACAGAGACGCTGCAGGACCGGATCGGCATCAAGGATCACGTGATCATCGGCGAGCATAGTGAACTGGTCAAGGATTATATCGGCAATGGTCTGATTGACATCATTTTGGGCGGCGCCTTTTTGTTTGTGGCTGCAGTGTTGTTTGTATGCGCCTTTTACCTCAGCAAGGAGTATTTTCCCATTGCGGTGTCCCTGTCTATAGTTATCGCCTCCACAGGTACGCTTTCTATTACTTATTCTCCTTTTATCTATACCTTCTATAGCCATTTGGGTCCGGTCAGTATTGTTTTTCTGGATCTGGCTCTTTTGTCGCTCCTTCCTGCATTGACGTTCTTGTTCGAAAAAATCTTCGGCAGCGGAAAATTTGCTATTATCCGGCGCTTCCGCAAATTCCAGACCGGCTATTCCCTGTTCTGTGCGGGATGTCTGATTATCAATCTGCTGTCAGGCAACCATTTTGTGGAGCTGTATTATTTTGTCTCAACCACGGTTGTCGGAATTATTCTCATTCTGCAGTTCATACTGCTTATTGCCTGTGTCATCATTTACTCCCTCAAAGGAAACAGGGATGCGATTATTTTTGCTGTGGGCTTCGGGACGGCTGCCTTTACAGGCGTATTGGAGCTGATCTGGTATTATTTCCGGAACGGCAACTATGATCTCTTTTATTGGAAATGGGCGCTGGTGGTGTTCATTCTTTCGCTAATCATTATTCTGGGCCGCAGACTGGCTATGAATCACCAGCAGGTGGTGAAATATTCCCGGGAGCTGGAGCTGTTCAACAATGAACTGCAGCGCTCCGAAAAGATGGAGATTATCAGCGAGCTGGCAGCATCGGTGGCGCATGAGGTGCGTAACCCGCTTCAGGTTACCCGAGGGTTTCTGCAGCTGCTCAGCGAGAAGTCGACCGGGGATGCGCAGAGCTACCTGTTCATGGCGCTTAGTGAACTCGACCGGGCGTCGGATATCATTACGGATTTTCTGACCTTTGCCAAGCCGGAATTTGAACAGGTGGTCCTCTTGAACGTGCAGGATGAATTCAGGCATATCGAGGGTATTCTGCGGCCGCTTTGTCATATGAATGGCGGAAAAATGGTGCTCGATATGGGTGGCCAGCTGTGGGTGAGGGGCAATTCCTCCAAATTTAAGCAGGCGTTCATCAATATTATCAAGAACAGCATTGAATCGCTTGGGGATGAGGGTTATATCCATATGAGCGGATATGTGCGGGGGGATAAAGTATACATTCATATTAAGGATAACGGCGAAGGTATGGACCAAGGAGTGCTGAACCGGCTGGGCGAGCCGTATTTCTCGAACAAAACCAAGGGAACGGGCCTCGGCCTGATGGTGACCTTCCGCATCATTGAGGCGATGCAGGGGGAGATCAGGTTTGTCAGCAAAAAAGGGGCCGGAACCGAATCCATCATCATTCTGCCGCTGGCAGATGCTCAGGATGATTCCAACCCCTTATGA
- a CDS encoding NHLP leader peptide family RiPP precursor yields the protein MSEAILKNQVIQKAWEDPSFKQKLLADPKAALFEALGIQLPDNITLKTVEEGSNEFYLVIPPSPSSDVLKADVKPMGSW from the coding sequence ATGTCAGAAGCAATTCTTAAGAATCAAGTGATTCAAAAAGCATGGGAAGACCCAAGTTTCAAGCAGAAGCTCCTTGCAGATCCCAAAGCAGCCCTGTTCGAAGCCCTAGGCATCCAGCTTCCTGACAACATCACGCTAAAAACTGTAGAAGAAGGCTCCAACGAGTTCTACCTGGTCATTCCTCCGAGTCCTTCTTCAGATGTGCTCAAAGCTGACGTTAAGCCGATGGGTTCATGGTAA
- a CDS encoding family 20 glycosylhydrolase: protein MTEKGLLQLLPYPRRLTASGGIFTIPVNGSIILAAEEDRGILYAARRLKAVILQALQLSLPLSVGTRPNTVSACSFSYNLALPSQAYEIRVDAGGIFITYGSQAAANYAVTTLKQILGQCGRKIPYLHIYDEPDFAARGLMIDISRNKIPKTETLYRIVDLMEDLKLNQLQLYIEGSPFAYESFPAVWELETPITGEEILLLDEYCRERGIELVPNQNSFGHMEGWLTRPEFNHLAEIPEGFKMPEYMYDSDMYPDGLFMEPGTFHTEDPEVLTLLGTMYDDLLPYFTSSQFNTGCDETYEVGLGKSKAQADASGKGQVYLSFLLKIQELVSRRGKTMQFWGDIIIQYPELIPQLPKNIIAMEWGYGAEHPFEEDMQKFREAGIPFYVCPGTSSWNSLTGRSDNMLGNLRNAAVHGKNYGAIGYLITDWGDFGHWQHLPVSYPGFVYGAALAWNVEHNLEADIAGYLNKSVFQDRSEKIGQLLLDLGNYYKFESRVRANDTEMSMLLRSNLGSVQLSGKLSAEQLDQLEQYISGIEARLPDLALECEDAALVGRELANGIHFVQHAVRLCRLKHQLAADQSGIRPEQVTRQIKDLDLLLHHYRQLWIQRNRPGGLEKSVSKLLRLRGEYAALAQRLSDTAAG from the coding sequence ATGACTGAAAAAGGCCTACTGCAGCTTCTCCCCTATCCGCGCAGGCTTACAGCTTCCGGAGGAATATTTACAATCCCTGTGAACGGCAGCATTATTCTGGCCGCTGAAGAGGACCGCGGGATATTATACGCCGCCCGCAGGCTCAAGGCTGTCATATTGCAAGCCCTTCAGCTGAGTCTGCCCCTGTCTGTCGGCACACGTCCGAATACTGTATCCGCCTGCAGCTTCAGCTATAACCTTGCACTGCCTTCCCAGGCCTATGAAATCCGGGTGGACGCAGGCGGAATATTCATAACTTACGGCTCACAGGCAGCGGCTAATTACGCAGTAACCACGCTGAAGCAGATTCTGGGGCAGTGTGGCAGAAAAATCCCGTACCTGCATATTTATGACGAACCGGATTTTGCCGCCAGGGGGCTGATGATCGATATCAGCCGCAATAAAATTCCCAAGACCGAAACCCTTTACCGGATTGTAGATCTGATGGAAGATTTGAAGCTGAACCAATTGCAGCTATATATTGAAGGTTCACCTTTTGCCTACGAATCCTTCCCGGCTGTATGGGAGCTTGAAACCCCTATAACCGGTGAAGAAATTCTGCTGCTGGATGAATACTGCCGGGAGCGCGGGATTGAGCTGGTTCCGAACCAGAACAGCTTTGGACATATGGAAGGCTGGCTGACCCGGCCGGAATTCAACCACCTGGCTGAAATTCCTGAAGGATTCAAGATGCCGGAATATATGTATGACAGCGATATGTATCCGGACGGCCTGTTCATGGAGCCCGGAACCTTCCATACTGAAGATCCTGAAGTACTTACTCTCCTTGGCACTATGTATGATGATCTGCTGCCCTATTTCACCTCCAGCCAGTTCAATACCGGCTGTGATGAAACCTATGAGGTGGGTCTCGGCAAGAGCAAGGCACAGGCCGATGCGTCAGGAAAAGGCCAGGTGTATTTATCCTTCCTGCTCAAAATACAGGAGCTTGTGTCCCGGCGCGGCAAAACGATGCAGTTCTGGGGCGATATTATCATTCAGTATCCCGAGCTGATCCCGCAGCTGCCCAAAAACATTATTGCCATGGAATGGGGCTACGGCGCGGAGCATCCTTTTGAAGAAGATATGCAGAAATTCCGGGAAGCCGGCATACCGTTCTATGTCTGCCCCGGCACCAGCTCCTGGAACTCGCTAACAGGACGCAGCGACAATATGCTGGGCAATCTGCGGAATGCAGCTGTCCACGGCAAAAACTACGGGGCTATCGGATATCTGATTACCGACTGGGGCGATTTCGGCCATTGGCAGCATCTGCCGGTAAGCTATCCGGGATTCGTATACGGCGCCGCGCTGGCCTGGAATGTGGAGCACAATCTTGAAGCCGATATCGCAGGCTATCTCAACAAATCGGTTTTTCAAGACCGTTCAGAGAAGATCGGACAGCTGCTGCTTGATCTGGGGAACTACTATAAATTTGAATCCCGTGTGCGGGCAAATGATACAGAAATGTCCATGCTGCTGCGCAGTAATCTCGGCAGTGTACAGCTTTCCGGCAAGCTGTCTGCAGAACAGCTGGACCAGCTGGAACAGTATATCAGCGGTATAGAAGCCAGACTGCCGGATCTCGCGCTGGAATGTGAGGATGCCGCACTTGTAGGCCGGGAGCTGGCTAACGGCATACATTTTGTGCAGCATGCTGTCCGGCTCTGCCGGCTCAAACACCAGCTTGCAGCTGATCAGAGCGGCATCAGACCTGAGCAGGTTACCCGGCAGATCAAGGATCTTGACCTTTTACTTCATCATTACCGGCAGCTGTGGATACAGCGCAACCGTCCGGGGGGCCTGGAGAAAAGCGTCTCCAAGCTGCTCCGCCTGCGCGGCGAGTACGCCGCTCTGGCTCAGCGTCTTTCGGATACGGCAGCTGGCTGA
- a CDS encoding helix-turn-helix domain-containing protein produces MDYMISPYPIRIIDPKVESSRLRLQSIRVGQAGHLPGRTLYRSGAVFEHWAMVYIASGSGTLTENGGKEQQVGGGSLFFFRPGYSYCFGPPPEGSWDEYYIDFTGTRVTEWVEAGMVTGGTVYQIGQPPGLLSSFEEVLRLMDSGIPAAADRAALILENMLLECTLAAAAPSHSRESDLMQTVRDDLGTCVYGEVTLAEIAARHHMSMSTLRRIVRRSSGFPLHEYIHRIKMAEAKHLLLNTSLQIKEIAGLLHYSDAFYFSRLYKKYMGISPQYSRNHIL; encoded by the coding sequence ATGGATTATATGATCAGCCCGTATCCTATCCGGATCATTGATCCCAAGGTGGAATCCTCCAGGCTCAGATTACAATCGATCCGTGTAGGGCAGGCCGGGCATCTTCCGGGAAGAACACTATACCGCTCCGGAGCTGTCTTTGAGCACTGGGCGATGGTCTATATCGCCTCCGGCAGCGGAACCTTGACGGAGAACGGAGGGAAGGAGCAGCAGGTAGGGGGAGGAAGCCTGTTTTTTTTCCGTCCGGGATACAGCTACTGCTTTGGTCCGCCTCCTGAAGGGAGCTGGGACGAGTATTATATCGACTTCACCGGAACAAGAGTAACTGAGTGGGTGGAAGCGGGGATGGTTACGGGCGGCACTGTGTATCAGATTGGACAGCCGCCGGGACTTTTGTCCTCCTTCGAAGAGGTTCTCCGGCTCATGGACAGCGGAATTCCGGCAGCTGCTGACCGTGCCGCGTTAATTCTCGAAAATATGCTGCTGGAGTGTACATTGGCCGCTGCCGCCCCCAGCCACTCCAGGGAATCCGATTTGATGCAGACAGTCCGCGATGATCTGGGCACCTGTGTCTACGGGGAAGTTACACTGGCGGAGATTGCTGCACGGCATCATATGTCAATGTCGACACTCCGCCGTATTGTCCGCCGCAGCAGCGGCTTCCCGCTGCATGAATATATTCACCGGATCAAAATGGCTGAAGCCAAGCACCTGCTGCTGAATACCAGCCTGCAGATTAAGGAAATAGCCGGGCTCCTCCATTACAGCGATGCTTTTTATTTCTCAAGGCTATACAAAAAATATATGGGGATTTCTCCCCAATACTCCCGGAACCATATTTTATAA
- a CDS encoding ATP-binding protein, translating to MLVVSAEMAGILALTLLTGGYDSSFKLYVLNPVLIAAGSLSIYFGWSLLFSYIGLIAVFCYFFLNSSGKTFAEAVLENGNLFLAMVLTVIVMQMVNRIKRQREEANARTNETMEHIKSLYHIVENSSQHDFMNIGQVITDYVVKLTKLDKALFWFAKKSGEPAPQSRQTGWQHEEEHFLFEELEKHEHEWRLQREPVFKSFPGLGDFLLMPVRMSTRFVGMIGVKLESSEGLEGRRWYIQQLMFLSELSAIILERHELGVIENRLIITNEQNRIADEMHDSVSQSLFGIVYATHSLKQTWRKMSESELEEQIELIHDSATKVAKELRITIYSLSSKKSGGPTWLGMVRSHLKSLSRLNDVEIELKITGDDFSLPYPYHKALFRIISEATGNAIRHGAARRVDVELSLKPKWIRLSIIDDGTGFNTDLLWRDTEDNSSGLGMRNMQYLAQSLGGDFQLTSSENAGTRILISIPVGVAELKNA from the coding sequence ATGCTGGTTGTAAGTGCAGAGATGGCGGGTATTCTGGCACTGACGCTCTTAACCGGCGGTTATGACAGTTCGTTTAAGCTGTATGTGCTTAACCCTGTTCTCATTGCGGCCGGATCTTTATCCATCTATTTCGGGTGGAGTTTACTGTTTAGCTATATCGGCCTGATCGCTGTATTTTGTTACTTTTTCTTGAATTCTTCCGGAAAAACTTTTGCAGAAGCTGTACTCGAGAACGGCAACCTGTTTCTAGCCATGGTACTTACGGTTATAGTTATGCAGATGGTTAACAGGATCAAGCGGCAGCGGGAAGAAGCAAACGCGCGGACCAACGAAACCATGGAGCACATCAAATCGCTCTATCATATCGTGGAAAATTCCAGCCAGCATGACTTTATGAACATTGGCCAAGTGATCACGGATTATGTTGTGAAGCTTACCAAGCTTGATAAGGCCTTGTTCTGGTTTGCCAAGAAGAGCGGCGAGCCGGCTCCGCAGAGCCGTCAGACCGGATGGCAGCATGAAGAGGAGCATTTTCTCTTCGAGGAGCTGGAGAAGCATGAGCATGAATGGAGACTGCAGCGCGAACCGGTATTCAAAAGTTTTCCCGGACTCGGAGACTTTTTGCTGATGCCGGTGAGAATGAGCACCCGTTTTGTCGGCATGATCGGCGTGAAGCTGGAATCGTCTGAAGGGCTTGAAGGCCGCAGATGGTATATCCAGCAGCTGATGTTTTTGTCTGAGCTTAGCGCAATCATTCTCGAGCGCCATGAATTGGGTGTCATTGAGAACCGGCTGATCATCACGAATGAGCAGAACCGGATAGCTGATGAAATGCATGACAGCGTCTCGCAGAGCCTTTTCGGCATTGTGTATGCTACCCACTCTTTGAAGCAGACATGGCGCAAGATGTCTGAGTCAGAGCTGGAGGAACAGATTGAGCTTATTCATGATTCAGCGACCAAGGTAGCCAAAGAGCTGAGGATTACGATCTACAGTCTCAGCTCCAAGAAGAGCGGCGGCCCGACATGGCTGGGCATGGTAAGGTCACATCTGAAGAGCCTTTCCCGGCTCAACGATGTGGAGATCGAACTCAAAATAACGGGCGACGATTTTAGCCTCCCGTACCCCTATCACAAAGCGCTGTTCCGGATCATTTCCGAGGCAACAGGCAATGCCATCCGTCACGGTGCGGCCCGCCGGGTAGATGTTGAACTGTCGCTCAAGCCGAAATGGATCAGGCTGTCGATCATTGATGACGGCACAGGCTTCAATACGGATTTACTCTGGAGAGATACTGAGGATAACAGCAGCGGATTGGGCATGAGGAATATGCAATATCTGGCACAATCTCTCGGCGGCGATTTCCAGCTGACGAGCAGTGAGAATGCAGGTACAAGAATTTTAATTTCGATACCTGTCGGTGTGGCTGAATTAAAAAATGCATAA
- a CDS encoding response regulator transcription factor: MNIVIVDDHPLVRRGLAAVISMQPNLHFAGEATNGQEALLVIEETKPDLVLIDLKLADESGLDVIKAARARGLSSKFILLTSSASREDFLKAEEVLVDGYVLKEALPEELLFAIQLVHKGRKYYDPGLMEDKMRMSGSSPTDELTPKEKEVLIELGQGACNREIASRLFISEFTVKKHVSQILAKLQVADRTQAALYANAVGLTKYEMSYD, from the coding sequence GTGAATATCGTCATTGTTGATGATCACCCTTTGGTGAGAAGAGGTTTGGCAGCGGTCATTTCCATGCAGCCCAATCTGCATTTTGCAGGCGAGGCAACGAATGGCCAAGAAGCTCTTCTCGTAATCGAGGAGACGAAGCCTGATCTTGTGCTGATTGATCTGAAGCTTGCCGATGAATCGGGCCTCGATGTCATCAAGGCTGCGCGTGCCCGCGGGCTGTCCAGCAAGTTCATTTTGCTGACATCATCAGCGAGCAGAGAGGATTTTTTGAAGGCGGAAGAAGTGCTTGTAGACGGTTATGTGCTGAAAGAGGCCTTGCCCGAAGAGCTGCTGTTCGCTATCCAACTGGTACATAAAGGCAGAAAATATTACGACCCCGGTTTGATGGAAGACAAGATGCGGATGAGCGGCAGCAGTCCGACAGACGAATTGACCCCGAAGGAAAAGGAAGTATTGATCGAGCTTGGCCAGGGCGCCTGCAACAGGGAAATTGCTTCACGGCTGTTCATCAGTGAATTCACGGTCAAGAAGCATGTCAGCCAGATTCTGGCGAAGCTGCAGGTTGCCGACCGTACACAGGCTGCGCTGTATGCCAATGCGGTTGGACTGACCAAATATGAAATGTCCTATGATTAA